Proteins found in one Xenopus laevis strain J_2021 chromosome 1L, Xenopus_laevis_v10.1, whole genome shotgun sequence genomic segment:
- the rab11b.1.L gene encoding uncharacterized protein LOC494642 produces the protein MGARDDEYDYLFKVVLIGDSGVGKSNLLSRFTRNEFNLESKSTIGVEFATRSIQVDGKTIKAQIWDTAGQERYRAITSAYYRGAVGALLVYDIAKHLTYENVERWLKELRDHADNNIVIMLVGNKSDLRHLRAVPTDEARAFAEKNNLSFIETSALDSTNVEEAFKNILTEIYRIVSQKQIADRSAHDESPGNNVVDISVPPTTDGQKSSKLQCCQNL, from the exons ATGGGAGCCAGAGATGACGAATacgattatttatttaaag ttgtTTTGATTGGAGACTCTGGAGTAGGCAAAAGTAACCTGCTGTCTCGTTTTACCCGTAATGAATTTAACTTGGAGAGTAAAAGTACCATTGGAGTTGAATTTGCCACCAGGAGTATCCAGGTTGATGGAAAGACTATAAAGGCTCAGATCTGGGACACAGCTGGACAGGAGAGATACAGAGCCATCACATCTGC TTATTATCGGGGTGCTGTGGGTGCTCTTCTAGTTTATGACATTGCTAAACATCTGACCTACGAGAATGTAGAGCGTTGGCTGAAGGAATTAAGAGACCATGCAGACAACAACATTGTAATAATGCTGGTTGGGAACAAGAGTGATTTGCGTCATCTCCGTGCAGTCCCCACAGATGAGGCAAGGGCGTTTGCAG aaaagAACAATCTGTCATTCATTGAAACTTCTGCACTTGATTCAACAAATGTGGAGGAAGCCTTCAAGAACATCTTGACAG aaaTCTACCGCATAGTGTCACAGAAACAGATTGCAGATAGGTCAGCTCATGATGAGTCTCCTGGTAACAATGTGGTGGATATCAGTGTCCCTCCAACCACGGATGGACAGAAATCCAGCAAATTGCAGTGCTGTCAGAACCTGTGA